The following are from one region of the Nocardia terpenica genome:
- a CDS encoding acetyl/propionyl/methylcrotonyl-CoA carboxylase subunit alpha, translating into MPRSRAPRASASSECEAAVNISTVLVANRGEIARRVFATCRRLGLGTVAVYSDADAAAPHVAEADAAIRLPGNTSGETYLRGELIVEAALAAGADAVHPGYGFLSENADFARAVIAAGLTWIGPPITAIEQMGSKVESKKMMDAAGVPVLAELDPAEVTAELLPVLIKASAGGGGRGMRVVRSLDELPGQLEAARREAESAFGDPTVFCERYLETGRHIEVQVLADAHGTVWAVGERECSIQRRHQKVLEEAPSPLVERVEGMRGRLFDAARLAAEAIAYEGAGTVEFLADDKGEFYFLEMNTRLQVEHPVTECTTGLDLVRLQLQVAQGYRLPSDPPPSHGHSIEVRLYAEDPAHDWQPQSGVVHRIDFGGGAPGFTVLDRPGIRLDSGVVDGSVVGVFYDPMLAKVISYADTRDEAARLLATALRRARIHGLVTNRDLLVRILRHPAFLAGDTDTAFFATHGLENLSAPLVSESDERLSIVAAALAEAAANRAAARVGGGLPSGWRNLPSQPQSKSYESRTSGTHEVRYRLTRGGLEVEGFDGLELVEATPDSVTLLVPGDFGVNPVRRTFEVARYGDLVTVDSPLGPVAVRRLPRFPDPADQVAEGSLLAPMPGSVIRVGAAAGDRVEPGQPILWLEAMKMEHTIAAPAAGVLAELNVTAGQQVDVGAVLAVVQSDDSTETQE; encoded by the coding sequence ATGCCCCGATCAAGGGCGCCGAGGGCTTCGGCGTCTTCCGAATGTGAGGCGGCCGTGAATATTTCGACTGTTCTGGTTGCCAATCGTGGCGAGATCGCCCGCCGGGTGTTCGCCACCTGCCGTCGCCTCGGCCTCGGCACCGTCGCGGTGTACTCCGACGCCGACGCCGCGGCCCCGCACGTGGCCGAGGCGGACGCGGCGATTCGGTTGCCCGGCAACACGTCCGGCGAGACCTATCTGCGCGGCGAGCTGATCGTCGAGGCGGCCCTGGCCGCCGGGGCCGACGCCGTGCATCCCGGGTACGGATTCCTCTCGGAGAACGCCGATTTCGCGCGCGCGGTGATCGCGGCGGGCCTGACCTGGATCGGGCCGCCGATCACCGCCATCGAGCAGATGGGCTCCAAGGTGGAGTCCAAGAAGATGATGGACGCCGCCGGTGTCCCGGTGCTGGCCGAACTCGATCCCGCCGAGGTCACCGCGGAGCTGCTGCCGGTGCTGATCAAGGCGTCGGCGGGCGGCGGCGGCCGCGGCATGCGGGTGGTGCGCTCGCTCGACGAACTGCCGGGGCAGCTGGAAGCCGCACGGCGCGAGGCGGAGTCGGCCTTCGGCGATCCGACCGTCTTCTGCGAGCGCTATCTGGAGACCGGCCGCCACATCGAGGTGCAGGTGCTGGCCGACGCCCACGGCACCGTGTGGGCGGTCGGCGAGCGCGAGTGCTCGATCCAGCGGCGGCACCAGAAGGTGCTGGAGGAGGCCCCCTCTCCGCTGGTGGAACGCGTCGAGGGCATGCGTGGGCGGCTGTTCGACGCGGCCCGGCTGGCCGCCGAGGCCATCGCCTACGAGGGCGCGGGCACCGTCGAATTCCTCGCCGACGACAAGGGCGAGTTCTACTTCCTGGAGATGAACACCCGCCTGCAGGTGGAACATCCGGTCACCGAGTGCACGACCGGGCTGGACCTGGTCCGGCTGCAACTACAGGTGGCGCAGGGATACCGGCTGCCGTCGGATCCGCCGCCGTCGCACGGTCATTCGATCGAGGTGCGATTGTACGCGGAGGACCCCGCGCACGACTGGCAGCCGCAGAGCGGCGTCGTGCATCGCATCGACTTCGGCGGCGGCGCACCGGGTTTCACCGTGCTCGACCGGCCCGGAATCCGGCTGGACTCGGGCGTGGTCGACGGTTCGGTGGTGGGGGTGTTCTACGACCCGATGCTGGCCAAGGTCATCTCCTACGCCGACACCCGCGACGAGGCGGCGCGCCTGCTGGCCACGGCCCTGCGGCGGGCCCGGATCCACGGCCTGGTCACCAATCGCGATCTGCTGGTCCGGATACTGCGCCACCCGGCGTTCCTGGCCGGTGACACCGATACCGCGTTCTTCGCCACGCACGGGCTGGAAAACCTTTCGGCCCCACTGGTTTCCGAGTCGGACGAGCGGCTGTCGATCGTGGCCGCCGCGCTCGCCGAGGCCGCGGCCAATCGGGCGGCCGCGCGCGTCGGCGGTGGATTGCCCAGCGGCTGGCGCAATCTCCCGTCGCAACCGCAGTCCAAGTCCTACGAGAGCCGGACGAGCGGGACGCACGAGGTGCGTTATCGGCTCACCCGGGGCGGGCTGGAGGTCGAGGGGTTCGATGGGCTCGAATTGGTCGAAGCCACACCGGATTCCGTTACTCTGCTGGTTCCCGGAGATTTCGGCGTCAACCCGGTGCGTCGAACCTTCGAGGTCGCCCGGTACGGCGATCTGGTCACCGTGGATTCACCGCTCGGCCCCGTCGCCGTCCGCCGCCTGCCCCGCTTCCCCGACCCGGCCGATCAGGTCGCCGAGGGCTCGCTGTTGGCCCCCATGCCGGGCTCGGTGATCCGGGTGGGCGCGGCGGCGGGAGACCGGGTCGAGCCGGGCCAGCCCATCCTGTGGCTGGAGGCGATGAAGATGGAGCACACCATCGCCGCTCCCGCCGCGGGCGTGCTCGCCGAGCTGAATGTGACCGCGGGACAGCAGGTCGACGTCGGCGCCGTGCTGGCCGTCGTGCAGTCCGACGATTCCACCGAGACCCAGGAGTAG